Sequence from the Abditibacteriaceae bacterium genome:
TGCGATAAAGCCGCGCCACGTTTTCATCGGCGAGCGCGACCAGTTCGACGCGCGCCGGTGGCTGATACGCAATGTCTTCGGCGAGCGTGGCGCGGCGTCCCCACCACGCACCCGAATCGGGTGGCGCGGCCATTTCCGACCCCGACAGCGCGGGCAAAATCGCCCAATCGATTTCGCTCCCGCCGCCGATAATTCCAATGCGCACACGCTTCATAACTTTTGCCGCGAAGTACGGTCGAAACAGATCGTAACTCTGGTTGCTTACTTAAATTCTCTTAGCGGCGCGCCAGTCTAGCACCGCGTCGGTTAAAATTTGGCTGGAAATTTCAACGGCCTGCCGCCGCTTTCAAGGACATTCGATGCCTGCTTCGCGCTTTCTCTTCAAACGCTCTCCTATACGTCATCTTTCTTTTATTCTCGCTGTTGCGCCACTGTGGGCGATGGCTTGGGCCGCTCTTCCTGTTCACGCCCAGTCGCCTGACGTGGTTATCGGCAATTCGACGAATGAAATTGCCGTGACGCTCAACGGAACGCCGTTGGATTTTCGCGGTGCGACGCCGGTGCAAATTGGTGGGCGCGTTTTGGTGCCGTTGCGTGGCATTTTCGAAGCGCTTGGCGCCACGGTCGATTACGACGCGTCCACGCAAACCATCTTTGCGGTGCGCGGCGCGACACAACTGCAATTGCAACTGGGATCAAGGTTGGCAACGGTCAACGGCCAGCAGCGCACCCTCGATATTCCCGCTCAATCGCGTTTGGGGCGCACGATGGTTCCGCTGCGCTTCGTCTCGGAAGCACTTGGCGCCGCCGTGTCTTGGAACGATGCCACGCGAACCATCGCGATTATTGCGCCCAATGGCGGGCCTGTTATTCAACCCCCGGTCGTGCCGCAGCCGTTGCCTCCTGTTGTGCAGCCTCCGGTTCAACCTCCTTTTCAGCCCCCGATTGTTCAGCCGAACGACTCGTTGCCTTACAATCCGCCTGCCGATGGCGAAACCGTCGTCGGCACCGTTGTGAAAACCGATGCGACGCTTCCGGCAACGCTCACGCTGCGCATTGATAATCGTCTGCGCACGATCAACCTCGACGACAATGCCATCATCTCGCGCCAGAGCGCGGCGATTTCTTCGCAACCGAATCCGACATTTGGCGCGCCAGTTGAACTCGCTGATGTTTCGCGTCTTGTTCCGGGCGAAGAAGTGCGCGTGCGCCTCAATGACGCGGGCGAAGGCACCGCCGTAGTTAGCCGTGTTTCGCTCGCAACAGCGCGCGTGCGCTCGGCAGAGGCCAACCAGATTGTTCTCGACGATGCGCGTGGAACGACCCTGACAATCGGGCCGAGTTTGCGCTTTCTCGATGCGCGCGGTCGTGTCCAAACGGCGGCTGTGCTTGCACCCGGCCAAACCGTCGCGCTGTTCATTGCGCCGACAACGCGCCGCGTTTATCAGTTATCGGCATCAGCGACGGATGTCGCTTTTGCGGCAAACCCAAACGCACCCGTCGTGCCGCCGAATACGCAGCCCGATAACACTTTCCCACCAGATAATAATTTCCCTCCAACGAATCCGCCGATAAATAATTTTCCGCCCGCGAATAATTTCCCACCGGCCAATAATCCGGCTGCCGATGGCGCGCCCGTGATTAATCTGGTGCAGCACAATGCTTTGCGTCCTTTGCGCACCGGTGGCACGTTCGCGGTTACCGTGCGCGGGACTGCGGGCGCACGAGCCTCGTTTTCGACCGTACCTGGCGCGCCCGAACAACCCCTCGTTGAAGACCCAAATCAGCCCGGACTTTACACCGGAACCTATTCGGTGCGTGCCGGTGACAACTTGCTCAGCGGACGCGTCACGGCGTTCTTGCGCAACGATGCCGGACAGGAAGCGATTGGCCAGTCGCGCACCACGATTACGATTGATACCGTCGCGCCGCGCATCACGACAACCGCGCCCGTCGATGGTGCAACCATCGGCGCAACACAGCCCAATATCGTGGTTTACGCCAACGACATCGGCGGTAGTGGACTGGCCAAAGCAACCGCCACAATTAACGGCGTCGCGGTTCCTGTCGAAGCGATTACGGTTTCGCCAACTTCGGTGTCGATTACGCCGCTGCAACCGCTCGCCGGACAAACGACAGTTCGTGTAAACGTCGCTGACGCGGCCAACAACTCGGCGACGACGACGTTCTCATTCTTCGCCGACACGACCGGCGAAGGTACGCTCATCACTTCGGTGACGCATAACGCGACGCGCGCTCTCGTCGCCGGCGACCGTGTGGCGGTTGTTATTGCGGCCAGCGAAGGCGGGCGCGCTTCCATCGATATCATCGGTACCAACGGGCGCGTCGTTGCGGCTGGCATTCCCGCCACCGAGATCTCGCCGGGCCGCTACCGCGCGAGTTATACGGTGCAGCCCAACGTCGCCGATGCGCAGTTCATCATTCGCGCCCGCTTTACCGACACCGCAGGCCGAGTCGCAACCTCCGACGCAACCGCGCCGGTTATCTTGGCGGGCGATGCGGCCACGCCGGTTTCGATTACGGTTCCGCTCGACGGCGACCGCGTGGCTTCACCACTGGTGATTCGCGGGCGTGCAACGCCCGGCGCGACCGTTGATGTTTCGATTGTCGCCACCGGCGTGCGGCTTTACGTTTTCGAATACCGCAACGATTTGGGCGCACAGCAAGTGCAAGCGAATGCGCGCGGCGATTGGCAAACCGCGCCGATTGCCTTGCCTGCGCCCAACAATGTAGCGAATCTGCGCTTCACAATTTCGGCGACGCAAACCGACGCCGCCGGACGCCAGAGCCAGCCGGTGACGCTGTCGGTTTCGCCGCGCTAAAGTGAAAGGACGCACCAAGAAAAGTACGGTCGATTTCGACCGTACTTTTCTTTTGGGTAAACTGCCGACGCGTTTTTAGAGGAACTCCAAATTCATGGCTATTGCCGAAATTTATGTCACGCTGAAACCGGCCTTGCTCGATGTACAGGGCACGACGGTTCTGAAATCGTTGCACCAACTGGGACACACGCACGCCGCTGATGTGCGCATCGGAAAATACATCACGGTCGCGTTTGACGACGCGCTTTCGGGCGAAGCGATGCAAGCGCATCTCGACGCGATGTGCCGCGAATTGCTGGCGAATCCGGTCATCGAAGATTACCGAATCGAAATCGGTGGCTCGACCGCTGCCGCTTCTGCTCCAACGAACGGTATCGCAGGCCCATCGATTTCGCGTGCCGACGCCGTCCCGAACCCATCGCAAACTGTCGCTGCTCCGGCAGCAACGACCGCGCAGGTTTCCGCCGCGCGCATTACGGCGCCGCAGGCTGTTGCAGCGGTTCCGGCGCAAAGCGTCGCGCAAACGCTCGGAACGACAGCCGCGCCGCTTGAAGTGGCAACAGCACCGGCAGCAGCGAGCGCACCTTCGTTCGCCGATCCGTTTGCGACTGATTACACCGCTTACACCGCGATGAGCGCCGACGAAAAATTGGCGCTTCAAGGCCGCGCATGGCAGGAACACGGCGCATGGATCGAAGGCGAACTCGCTGCGCGCCGCGCGGTTTGGATTTTGTGTGTCGGCCCGAATGTTGTCGAAAGCGGCGAAACGCTCGATTCGTATCCGGCAGACGCGCGCTTGGATGCGCTCGGCACCGCTAACGATTTGGTGCCGTGGGTTTTTACCCGCGCCCCGCAAGATTAATTCAAAAGTACGGTCGATTTCGACTGTCCTTTTCGTCATAACTTCTTATGCTTTTCGGAATTATCGTTTTTCCCGGCACCAACTGCGAGCGCGACTGTGCGCATGTCGTGACGGACGTCATGGGCCACCAAGCGCAACTCGTATGGCACGAAGCCACCGATGTTTCGGCCTACGATGCGCTCATTTTGCCCGGTGGCTTTGCTCATGGCGACTATCTTCGCACCGGCGCCATCGCTCGTTTTTCGCCTGTCATGGACGCCGTATCGGCGCACGCTGCTTTGGGCAAGCCGGTTATCGGCATTTGCAACGGCTTTCAGGTGTTATGCGAAGCAGGCCTCTTGCCGGGCGTTCTGCGCCGCAACCGCGACCAGCATTTCATCTGCCGCGTCGATGCCCACGTTCGCGTCGAGAATAATCAGAATCAGTTCCTGCAACTGACCAACGTCGGTGATGTGCTGCAGATGCCAGTGCGTCACGGCGAAGGAAACTACTACGCCGACGCCGACACGCTCGCGACGATGGCCGCGAACGGCCAGATTCTCTTGCGCTACTGCGACGAGAACGGCAACGTTTCGGGCGAAGCTAACCGCAACGGCAGCGTCGAGAACATCGCGGGCATTATGAACGAGCGCGGCAACGTGTTTGGTCTTATGCCGCATCCTGAAGCTGCCTCGGAAAAGATTATCGGCAGCGACGATGGCTTGCTCATTTTTCGCTCGATGGCGAAGCCGCTTCTCGATTACCTTTCGACAACTGAACGCGTGCCGGTCGAAGCGCGCATTTTTTAATGGCGATCTGGCTGCTCAAAACCGAGCCGACGGTGTATTCCTACGCCGATTTAGAACGCGATGGGGAAACCATGTGGGACGGCGTCGCGCAGCCGCACGCGTTGCAGAACTTGCGACAAATGCACGAAGGCGACATGGCGATTATCTATCACACCGGCGACGAGCGCGCGGCGGTCGGAATCGCTGAAGTCGTGCGCGGTTATTACGTGAATCCGGAAGGCAACGACCCGAAACTCGCGGTTTGTGATGTGCGCGCGAAAGAGCGCTTGCCGCGAGCGGTGACGCTGAAAGAAATTAAAGCGCATCCGCAGTTGAAAGATTGGAATCTTGTGCGCCTCGCGCGTTTGTCCGTCGTTGATGTGAGCGACGAACAGTGGCAAATCGTGCGCGAACTGGCAGAAAAGACGGCTTAAAGGTACGGTCGAAATCGACCGTACTCCAAAACGATATGACTCAAAACGAAACCCCGACGACCGCAAACACCTCCGATAATTCAATGCTCGACAAAGCGCTTGCCCTCGGCATGAACGAAGGCGAGTACAACAAAGTGCTGGAAATTCTCGGACGCCAGCCAACGCCAACTGAACTGGCAATGTATTCGGTTGAATGGAGCGAGCATTGCGGCTATCCCCGTTCGCGTTCGCTCTTAGGTTTGCTGCCCAAGAAAGGCCATTACGCTTCGGTTGCCGGTGCGGACGCGGGCGGCATCGAGATCGACCCGAACCTGACGATTGTCTTCAAGATGGAATCGCACAACCATCCGTCGCAGGTCGAGCCGCGTCAGGGTGCGGCAACGGGAATCGGCGGCATTGTGCGCGACATCTTCACGGTCGGCGCGCGCCCGATTGCCAACCTCAACAGCCTTCGCTTCGGCAACTTGGAAGACCCAATTCACGGCGCGAAAGCGCGCTACCTGCTGGCAGGCGTGGTCGATGGCATTTCGTTTTACGGCAACTGTCTTGGTATTCCGACGGTTGCCGGCGAAGTTGGCTTCAACCCGAGCTATCGCGGCAACTGTCTTGTTGGCGCGATGAGTGTTGGCGTCGTCAAAAGCGACGCGATTGCTTCCGGTGCCGCAGCCGGTGCGGGCAACGCCGTGATGTATTTCGGCAACGCAACGGGCCGCGATGGAATTGGCGGCTGTTCGGTCTTGGCGTCGCACGATATGTCGGATGATGTTGCGCGCCCAACAGTACAGGTCGGCGATCCGTTCGCCGAGAAGTGCCTGATCGAAGCATGTTTGGAAGCGTTGCCGACCGGCGCGATTGTCTCGATGAAAGATATGGGGGCAGCGGGTCTGACTTGCACGACTTGCGAGCAAGCGGCTGCGGGCGGCATGGGCATGGACATCGATTTGGCTTTGGTGCCCTTGCGCGAAGCGGGCATGGAGCCTTACGAAATCATGATGAGCGAATCGCAAGAACGGATGCTTGCGGTTGTCGAAAAAGGGCGCGAGGCTGAAGTCGCTGCGATTTTCAAGCGTTGGGGCGCGCACGCCGTCGTTTTGGGCCGCGTCACCGACGATGGAATTTTGCGTGTACGCGTCGGCGAAACCGTCGTCGCCGAAATGACAGCCGAAAGCCTTGCCGATGCGCCGCTTTACAACTTGCCTGCGGAAGAGCCTTCGTGGATTAAAGAAAAGCACGACTTCGATTTCTCGTCCGTTCCGGTTCCGGCGCGCGGCGAGTACGGTCGAATTTCCATGCAGTTATTGCAATCGCCAAACATCGCGTCGAAAGAATGGATTTACGGGCAGTACGACCATTCGGTACAGACGAACACCGTCGTTTATCCTGGTCAAGGCGATGCGGCGGTTTTGCGTATCCGCGAAGCCAGCGGCAACAAAGGCATCGCTGTTAAAGCCGATTGCAACAGCCGTTATTGTTATCTCGACCCGTTTGAAGGTGCGCGTATCGCGATTGCCGAATGTGCGCGCAACCTCGTTTGCGTTGGTGCAGAACCCGGCGGCGTCACCGATTGCTTATGCTTCGGCAACCCCGAAAAGCCCGACCGTTTCTGGCAGTTCAAGCGCGGCGTGGAAGGCATCGCCGATGCATGCAAATATTTCCACCTTCCGGTCGTCTCGGGTAACGTGTCGCTTTATAACGAAACGCCCGAATCGGTTATTCATCCCAGCCCGCTGATTGGCATGGTTGGCGTGATCGAAGATGTCGAACGCGCGGCGCGCATGGCTTTCCACGATGCAGGCGATGTCGTTGTTCTGGTTGGCGACACGCGGGATGAATTGGGCGGCAGCGAATATCTGGCGACGGTTCATGGTTTGGAAGAAGGCCGTCCGCCATATCTTGATTTGGAACGCGAAGTTGCGGTGCAGAAGTTAGTTCTGGCGGCAATTCGCGAAGGGCTTGTCAAAAGCGCACACGATTGCGCCGATGGCGGTTTGGTTGTGGCTCTGGCAGAAAGCTGCATCGCCGGACAAACCGGCGCGCATATCGAAATCGAAGAAGGCGTTGCTCAAAACAACAACATTCGTGTTGATTCTCTGCTGTGGGGCGAATCGCAAAGTCGCATCGTGGTTTCGGTTGCGCCGGAGAATCTGGAGAAACTTCACGCTGCCGGTCGTGCGTTGGGCGTTCCCGTTACCAAGTTGGGAATTGTCGGCGGTGACAGCTTGAATATCGCGGATAATCGACTCAATCAGTTCGATCAGTGGATTGCGTTGCCGGTTGTCGAGATGGAAAATGCGTGGCGTGGCGCGATTGGCCGCATCATGGGAAAATAGTTTGAACTGTGTGCGCAACTGTGCGTCGCGGAGTAGTCAAAGAGAGGAACATCATGAAACGCAGAATTTTCGCGCTTGCGCTTCTCGCTACCTTCGCAGTGCCTGTTGTGACAGCGCTTCCCGCGCAGGCAAAAGGCGGCAAAGGCAAAGAATCACCCAAGCCTAAACCCAAGCCTGGCCCACGTGAAGACGGCGACGGCGATTGAAAAATCGCAAAACTGGGAATAATAAGAAGTACGGTCGATTTCGACCGTACTTTTTTGCGTCTTGGTGGAGGAATTCTTGCGGCCTTTCTGTTTTGTTCTGATATTTTCGTTTGCTTCGATTGATGCGCCGCAATCTCACGCACAGCCGCCATCGCACAGTGAAACTGTACAGAACCCACCCAGTCGCAAGCAGCCTGTGCGCGCGGCTCATTGGGGCGAAGCAGATATTCGTGCAAGTCAAATTCGGCGCTCCGCAGAAAAGGGTCCGGCGCAAATTGTTGCGCAGTTCCTTCGCTATGTGAAGGTGCGCCATTGGAGCCGCGCGGCGCTCTGTGTCGCGGGTGTCGATACTGTGAGCCCCGAAATTCAACAAATAGCGATGCTCACGCAGGATTTGCACACGGATTCTGCTTTTGAAACAGACGCCGACGCTGTTGAGCAAGAAGACAATCGAGTCGGAAAAACGCTCTACGATACCGTCGAAATTACCTTTCCTCTGATAAGCCGCGATGATCTCGGGATCGAGTTGCGCCGCGACGAAACCGTCACTCTCAGGCGTGAGAAGTTGACGTGGCTCAAGGGCCCAACATACGAAGCTGGATCGGCTGCTATCTGGCGTATTGTCGCGCCGGAATTAAAAAGCCCCGACGCCACCAACAGAGAGCGAACTGAAGAACAAAAGCCTCCGACTCTTGGAGTTATCGCCTCCTATGCGCAGCTCTTTGCATACCCGAAATTCGGAGTTTCGAAGCTGGGTTCGCAACGCGCTATCCAAAAAGGCCAACAGCTTGCGATAGGGATGTTGCAATTTGTGCAGGATAACGATGAAAAGTTCGATGTGACTGTGGAAAACGTGGGCGACCAACTCCTTCCTTATCTCGGCGATTTCGCAAACTTCACGGCTCCAGGCGATGCTTTAGGGACCCAAAGCTTTCAGCTCAATCCGGCGCTTGCAGGCAAACGTGTCGCGGATGTTGATAATCCGGCGCAAACAGTTCTGTTTTATCTGGGCAAAGATGCGAAGCCAGAATTTCGTTATGGTGGCATGACGCCGATTGTTTACGTCGATGGACACGTCAAAATGGTTTCCCCCGAAGCTTTGCGCTGGGAGCCTTAGCAGAGCGCATTTCGACCGTACTTCTTATAGAGTACTTGGATAAACGCGGGGTCTTCTGCGCTTAACCTGATTCCGCGTGTCTTCACCCGGAACTGAATTGTGTGGAGCCGTTTCGTAATCGCACGGCGTTCCTTTTTGACGACAACTTTTTCATGGACGACATTCCGTTCGGTCACTCACTTTTAGAGCTGCAGCAACCTCCCGATACAGCGGGCGGTGCGGCGTCGCTGGCGCCACACATTGTCGCGCGTTCTTTGTTTGACCGCATTCTGGTGCCGACCGCTGTGCTCGATGATGAAGGCGTGGTGCTCGACGTTAATCGCGCATGGCGCGAGGCAAAGCCGGAGACGCCGTATTACGGTGTTGAGATTGGCGACAACTGCTTCGATTTCTTGCGCAAACGCTCGTCCAAAATTGGATCTGGAGCCAGCGGCCTATCGGCTGTGCGCGAAGGAGCGATGAAGTTGGGTGCGTACATGGGCGCGGAATTCCACCATACATTTGCCTGGAACAAGGGCAATGTCACGCAGTGGTTCAACGCGCGTGCTGTCCGCATTGCAGCGTGCCGCCCTGCGAGCGAAGACGAGGAAAAGTGCGAAAGTCTGGTATTGCAGTTCGAAGATGTGTCCGAGCGCAAGCACGCCGAAGACGAACTGCGTCGCAGCAACGCAATTCTTGAAGCCACGCAGGAGGCCGCCGCCGAAGGGATTTTTCTCGTTGATCGCAACGGGCTTCTGGTGCGCTTTAACCGGCGCTTTGTCGAATTGTGGAACATCGACCCCGACCGCGTCGAGCAGATGCAGGAAAACCACGAATTGCTTTCGTTTGTTCTCGACAGTCTGGAAGATCCCGACGAATTTATCGAGCGCATCGGTTATCTCTACGATCATCCGCACGAATCGGCGCGCGACGAAATTTCTCTTAAAGACGGGCGCATTTTCGACCGCTATTCGGCGCCCGCAATTTCGGCACAAGGCGATTATTATGGCCGCGTGTGGAGCTTTGCCGACATCAGCGCGCGCAAAGCCGACGAACGCCGCCTTGCGCATCAGGCGTTTCACGATCCTTTAACTGGTTTGCCCAACCGCGCCTTGTTTTCCGACCGGCTGGAACGCGCCCTGGCACGAGCGCGGCGTCACAATCAGTTCATCGCGGTTTTATTTCTCGACCTCGACCGTTTCAAGCTCATTAACGACAGCCTGGGCCACGAAGCCGGCGACCAGTTGCTAATCGCTCTTAGCCAACGCTTGCGCGCGCGGATGCGGCCGGAAGATACGGCGGCGCGATTGGGCGGCGATGAATTCACGATTCTGCTGGAAGACATCGACAATGTTGAGGCAGCAGCTCATGTCGCCGAGCGCATTGCCGAAGATTTACGTGTTCCCTTCAAAGTCGGTGGACGGGAAGTTTTCAGTACCTCCAGCATTGGAATTGCGATTTCCGATGGCATTCGCCACGCGCCCGACGATTTGATGCGCAACGCTGACGCTGCCATGTATCTGGCGAAGGCGAGTGGCAAGGCGCATTACGAAGTCTTTGAAGAAGCTCTCACCAGCCGCGCTCTCGAACGATTGGAACTGGAAAGCGACCTGCGGCGCGCTATTGCCCGCAACGAATTTGAAGTGTTTTACCAACCGATTATCGCGTTGGAGACCAACCGTGTTTGCGGCCACGAAGCTCTTTTGCGCTGGAATCGTCCGACGCATGGGATGGTTTTACCCAGCGAATTCATTGCGCTCGCCGAAGAAACCGGCCTGATAATTCAGATTGGCGCGTGGGTGCTGCGCGAAGCGTGTCGTCAAACCGAAATTTGGCAGCGTGCGATCAACCAGACTGATGGCGAGCGCGCCGAACCTCTGAGC
This genomic interval carries:
- a CDS encoding stalk domain-containing protein translates to MPASRFLFKRSPIRHLSFILAVAPLWAMAWAALPVHAQSPDVVIGNSTNEIAVTLNGTPLDFRGATPVQIGGRVLVPLRGIFEALGATVDYDASTQTIFAVRGATQLQLQLGSRLATVNGQQRTLDIPAQSRLGRTMVPLRFVSEALGAAVSWNDATRTIAIIAPNGGPVIQPPVVPQPLPPVVQPPVQPPFQPPIVQPNDSLPYNPPADGETVVGTVVKTDATLPATLTLRIDNRLRTINLDDNAIISRQSAAISSQPNPTFGAPVELADVSRLVPGEEVRVRLNDAGEGTAVVSRVSLATARVRSAEANQIVLDDARGTTLTIGPSLRFLDARGRVQTAAVLAPGQTVALFIAPTTRRVYQLSASATDVAFAANPNAPVVPPNTQPDNTFPPDNNFPPTNPPINNFPPANNFPPANNPAADGAPVINLVQHNALRPLRTGGTFAVTVRGTAGARASFSTVPGAPEQPLVEDPNQPGLYTGTYSVRAGDNLLSGRVTAFLRNDAGQEAIGQSRTTITIDTVAPRITTTAPVDGATIGATQPNIVVYANDIGGSGLAKATATINGVAVPVEAITVSPTSVSITPLQPLAGQTTVRVNVADAANNSATTTFSFFADTTGEGTLITSVTHNATRALVAGDRVAVVIAASEGGRASIDIIGTNGRVVAAGIPATEISPGRYRASYTVQPNVADAQFIIRARFTDTAGRVATSDATAPVILAGDAATPVSITVPLDGDRVASPLVIRGRATPGATVDVSIVATGVRLYVFEYRNDLGAQQVQANARGDWQTAPIALPAPNNVANLRFTISATQTDAAGRQSQPVTLSVSPR
- the purS gene encoding phosphoribosylformylglycinamidine synthase subunit PurS; the encoded protein is MAIAEIYVTLKPALLDVQGTTVLKSLHQLGHTHAADVRIGKYITVAFDDALSGEAMQAHLDAMCRELLANPVIEDYRIEIGGSTAAASAPTNGIAGPSISRADAVPNPSQTVAAPAATTAQVSAARITAPQAVAAVPAQSVAQTLGTTAAPLEVATAPAAASAPSFADPFATDYTAYTAMSADEKLALQGRAWQEHGAWIEGELAARRAVWILCVGPNVVESGETLDSYPADARLDALGTANDLVPWVFTRAPQD
- a CDS encoding EAL domain-containing protein, which translates into the protein MDDIPFGHSLLELQQPPDTAGGAASLAPHIVARSLFDRILVPTAVLDDEGVVLDVNRAWREAKPETPYYGVEIGDNCFDFLRKRSSKIGSGASGLSAVREGAMKLGAYMGAEFHHTFAWNKGNVTQWFNARAVRIAACRPASEDEEKCESLVLQFEDVSERKHAEDELRRSNAILEATQEAAAEGIFLVDRNGLLVRFNRRFVELWNIDPDRVEQMQENHELLSFVLDSLEDPDEFIERIGYLYDHPHESARDEISLKDGRIFDRYSAPAISAQGDYYGRVWSFADISARKADERRLAHQAFHDPLTGLPNRALFSDRLERALARARRHNQFIAVLFLDLDRFKLINDSLGHEAGDQLLIALSQRLRARMRPEDTAARLGGDEFTILLEDIDNVEAAAHVAERIAEDLRVPFKVGGREVFSTSSIGIAISDGIRHAPDDLMRNADAAMYLAKASGKAHYEVFEEALTSRALERLELESDLRRAIARNEFEVFYQPIIALETNRVCGHEALLRWNRPTHGMVLPSEFIALAEETGLIIQIGAWVLREACRQTEIWQRAINQTDGERAEPLSISVNLSARQFEQPDLVSQVAKILRETDLQGSQLELEITESVVMRDIGTAMETLLALKKLGVRLAIDDFGTGYSSLAYLKQFPVDTLKIDRSFIAGMTGETTLTSVAARVDGDGAIVRAVISLAETFGVAVTAEGVETAAQLTQLRGLNCESGQGFLFAHPRPASEISPLEFKKSVEFQVQKPE
- the purL gene encoding phosphoribosylformylglycinamidine synthase subunit PurL; translated protein: MTQNETPTTANTSDNSMLDKALALGMNEGEYNKVLEILGRQPTPTELAMYSVEWSEHCGYPRSRSLLGLLPKKGHYASVAGADAGGIEIDPNLTIVFKMESHNHPSQVEPRQGAATGIGGIVRDIFTVGARPIANLNSLRFGNLEDPIHGAKARYLLAGVVDGISFYGNCLGIPTVAGEVGFNPSYRGNCLVGAMSVGVVKSDAIASGAAAGAGNAVMYFGNATGRDGIGGCSVLASHDMSDDVARPTVQVGDPFAEKCLIEACLEALPTGAIVSMKDMGAAGLTCTTCEQAAAGGMGMDIDLALVPLREAGMEPYEIMMSESQERMLAVVEKGREAEVAAIFKRWGAHAVVLGRVTDDGILRVRVGETVVAEMTAESLADAPLYNLPAEEPSWIKEKHDFDFSSVPVPARGEYGRISMQLLQSPNIASKEWIYGQYDHSVQTNTVVYPGQGDAAVLRIREASGNKGIAVKADCNSRYCYLDPFEGARIAIAECARNLVCVGAEPGGVTDCLCFGNPEKPDRFWQFKRGVEGIADACKYFHLPVVSGNVSLYNETPESVIHPSPLIGMVGVIEDVERAARMAFHDAGDVVVLVGDTRDELGGSEYLATVHGLEEGRPPYLDLEREVAVQKLVLAAIREGLVKSAHDCADGGLVVALAESCIAGQTGAHIEIEEGVAQNNNIRVDSLLWGESQSRIVVSVAPENLEKLHAAGRALGVPVTKLGIVGGDSLNIADNRLNQFDQWIALPVVEMENAWRGAIGRIMGK
- a CDS encoding EVE domain-containing protein gives rise to the protein MAIWLLKTEPTVYSYADLERDGETMWDGVAQPHALQNLRQMHEGDMAIIYHTGDERAAVGIAEVVRGYYVNPEGNDPKLAVCDVRAKERLPRAVTLKEIKAHPQLKDWNLVRLARLSVVDVSDEQWQIVRELAEKTA
- the purQ gene encoding phosphoribosylformylglycinamidine synthase subunit PurQ; this translates as MLFGIIVFPGTNCERDCAHVVTDVMGHQAQLVWHEATDVSAYDALILPGGFAHGDYLRTGAIARFSPVMDAVSAHAALGKPVIGICNGFQVLCEAGLLPGVLRRNRDQHFICRVDAHVRVENNQNQFLQLTNVGDVLQMPVRHGEGNYYADADTLATMAANGQILLRYCDENGNVSGEANRNGSVENIAGIMNERGNVFGLMPHPEAASEKIIGSDDGLLIFRSMAKPLLDYLSTTERVPVEARIF